The Candidatus Liberimonas magnetica genome includes a window with the following:
- the groL gene encoding chaperonin GroEL (60 kDa chaperone family; promotes refolding of misfolded polypeptides especially under stressful conditions; forms two stacked rings of heptamers to form a barrel-shaped 14mer; ends can be capped by GroES; misfolded proteins enter the barrel where they are refolded when GroES binds), with amino-acid sequence MAKQIAYTDDAHKLVKTGIDKLANAVKVTLGPKGRYVVLDKKFGSPTVTNDGVTIAKEIELEDPYENMGAQLVKEVASKTNDVAGDGTTTACVLAQAIITEGLRNITAGANAIHIKRGIDKAVAIVVDEIKKIAKQVKGKEEIAQIASISANDKEIGDLIADVMDKVGKDGVVTVEEGKSAETTKEVVEGMKFDRGYVSPYFVTDAERMEAVLEDPYIIITDKKVSAMQDILPLLEKIVQTGKPFLLIAEDIDGEALATLVVNRLRGTLKVAATKAPGFGDRRKEMLQDIATLTGGTVISEETGMKIDKATLEMLGTAKRVVLDKENTIIVSGAGDKKEIEKRISQIRKQIEETKSDYDKEKLQERLAKLVGGVAVINVGAATETEMKAKKYKVEDAMHATRAGIEEGIVPGGGVALLRAQAALEKLAKDADIDVQTGINIVRRTLEEPIRQIANNAGVEGSIIVENVKKNNKNPNYGFNAETLKYEEDMVKVGIVDPVKVTRSALQNAASIAGLLLTTEVLITDVPEKKEPMMPGGMGGMGGMGGGMGGMM; translated from the coding sequence ATGGCTAAACAAATAGCATATACTGATGACGCTCACAAACTAGTTAAGACAGGTATAGACAAATTAGCAAACGCTGTAAAAGTAACGCTCGGGCCTAAAGGCCGCTATGTGGTACTTGATAAAAAATTCGGCTCGCCGACAGTTACAAATGACGGTGTTACTATAGCAAAGGAGATCGAGCTGGAAGACCCGTATGAAAATATGGGTGCCCAGCTTGTAAAAGAAGTTGCATCAAAGACAAATGATGTGGCAGGCGATGGGACAACTACTGCCTGTGTCCTTGCTCAGGCGATAATCACTGAAGGCTTAAGGAACATTACCGCAGGTGCAAATGCGATACATATCAAAAGAGGCATAGACAAGGCGGTTGCTATAGTAGTTGACGAGATTAAAAAAATCGCCAAACAGGTAAAAGGCAAAGAAGAGATAGCGCAGATAGCTTCTATATCGGCAAATGACAAAGAGATCGGCGACCTGATAGCCGATGTTATGGACAAGGTAGGCAAAGACGGCGTAGTGACAGTAGAAGAAGGCAAATCAGCTGAAACAACAAAGGAAGTGGTGGAAGGCATGAAGTTTGACCGCGGTTACGTGTCTCCTTATTTCGTGACTGATGCAGAAAGAATGGAAGCCGTGCTTGAAGACCCTTACATTATCATAACCGATAAAAAAGTATCTGCAATGCAGGATATATTGCCGTTACTTGAAAAAATAGTCCAGACAGGAAAGCCGTTCCTTTTAATTGCCGAAGATATAGACGGAGAAGCTTTGGCGACTCTGGTTGTAAACAGGTTAAGAGGCACCTTAAAGGTAGCTGCTACAAAAGCGCCGGGTTTTGGAGACAGGAGAAAAGAAATGCTCCAGGATATAGCGACTTTAACGGGCGGTACGGTTATTTCCGAAGAGACCGGTATGAAGATAGACAAAGCGACGCTTGAAATGCTGGGCACTGCAAAAAGAGTAGTCCTTGACAAAGAGAACACGATAATTGTTTCCGGAGCAGGGGACAAAAAAGAGATAGAGAAGCGTATTTCCCAGATCCGCAAACAGATAGAGGAAACAAAATCCGATTATGATAAGGAAAAACTTCAGGAAAGGCTTGCAAAACTTGTCGGTGGAGTTGCGGTCATTAACGTGGGTGCAGCTACAGAGACTGAGATGAAAGCCAAGAAGTACAAAGTTGAGGACGCCATGCACGCTACAAGAGCAGGTATTGAAGAAGGTATAGTCCCGGGCGGCGGAGTAGCGCTTCTTCGCGCTCAGGCAGCTCTTGAAAAACTTGCTAAAGATGCGGATATAGATGTGCAGACAGGCATCAATATAGTCAGAAGGACTCTTGAAGAGCCTATAAGGCAGATCGCAAATAATGCGGGTGTCGAAGGTTCCATAATAGTTGAAAATGTAAAAAAGAACAATAAGAATCCTAACTATGGATTTAATGCTGAAACCTTAAAGTATGAAGAAGATATGGTAAAAGTCGGTATTGTTGACCCTGTAAAAGTTACACGTTCAGCGCTTCAGAATGCCGCTTCGATAGCAGGCTTATTGCTGACAACCGAAGTGCTTATTACGGACGTTCCGGAAAAGAAAGAACCTATGATGCCGGGTGGAATGGGCGGGATGGGTGGAATGGGCGGCGGAATGGGCGGGATGATGTAA
- the groES gene encoding co-chaperone GroES: protein MKLQPLADRVVVKPQEAKEVKKSGIIIPDTAKEKPQEGEVIAVGKGKMTDEGKLIPMNVKVGDKILYGKYSGTEVKIDDQEYLIMNQDDILGIIQ, encoded by the coding sequence ATGAAACTTCAACCATTAGCAGACAGAGTAGTTGTAAAACCTCAGGAAGCAAAGGAGGTTAAAAAAAGCGGTATTATCATACCGGACACGGCAAAAGAAAAGCCGCAGGAAGGTGAAGTAATCGCTGTCGGGAAAGGCAAAATGACAGATGAGGGGAAGCTTATCCCGATGAACGTAAAGGTTGGCGATAAGATCCTTTATGGCAAGTATTCCGGAACCGAAGTGAAGATCGATGATCAGGAATATCTTATAATGAACCAGGACGACATACTCGGAATAATCCAATAA
- the ispE gene encoding 4-(cytidine 5'-diphospho)-2-C-methyl-D-erythritol kinase has product MQLLAPAKLNLFLEVINRKKNGYHNIQTIFQTISLYDKITILPRKSTLSLDSNSNAIPKDMNNLVLKAAFALREKLKTGKGAHLYIEKHIPIGAGLGGGSSDAAAVLKGLQILWKKKLPRKALSKIAVKLGADVPFFLSKGSYYASGIGEKLKKITGVKPAWFVVIYPRVQVPTAWAYQNLKFPLTNKQKINRIRQLLASGSSSKAWGHFLFNRLEGPVLKNRPEIADIKKTLNKMGLMNLMSGSGSTVFALVASKKEGGKIRSALKMHPWDIFLAKSVN; this is encoded by the coding sequence ATGCAACTGCTTGCGCCTGCAAAGCTGAATTTGTTCTTGGAAGTTATAAACCGGAAAAAGAACGGGTATCATAATATCCAGACTATTTTTCAGACCATCAGTTTGTATGATAAAATAACGATCCTTCCCAGGAAGTCAACCCTCTCTTTAGACAGCAACTCAAACGCTATCCCAAAGGATATGAATAATCTGGTTTTAAAGGCAGCGTTTGCTTTAAGGGAAAAGCTAAAGACCGGTAAAGGCGCACACCTATACATAGAAAAACATATTCCCATAGGTGCAGGGCTCGGGGGCGGATCAAGCGATGCCGCAGCTGTGCTCAAGGGTTTGCAGATTCTCTGGAAAAAAAAGCTGCCAAGAAAGGCACTGTCAAAAATAGCTGTTAAATTAGGAGCTGATGTGCCTTTTTTCCTTTCTAAAGGGAGTTATTACGCTTCAGGGATCGGAGAAAAGCTCAAAAAGATAACAGGCGTCAAACCTGCCTGGTTTGTCGTTATTTATCCAAGGGTTCAGGTTCCTACAGCCTGGGCATATCAAAACTTGAAGTTTCCATTGACAAATAAACAAAAAATTAATAGAATTAGGCAGTTGTTAGCCAGCGGCTCTTCCTCAAAAGCTTGGGGGCATTTTTTGTTTAATCGTCTTGAAGGACCCGTGCTCAAAAACAGGCCGGAAATTGCGGATATTAAAAAAACATTGAATAAAATGGGGCTTATGAATCTTATGTCCGGTTCCGGGTCAACTGTTTTTGCTTTGGTGGCATCGAAAAAAGAAGGGGGAAAAATCAGGTCGGCTTTGAAAATGCATCCTTGGGATATTTTCTTGGCAAAGTCGGTTAATTAG
- the spoVG gene encoding septation regulator SpoVG, whose protein sequence is MKITEVRIFLKDEQKLKAYAAVTFDDVFVVHNLRIVKGEKGLMVCMPSRKMNDGTFKDIAHPITNDFRHDLEKKVLEFYEEKLKSNPDPGQHTNEVKPQ, encoded by the coding sequence ATGAAGATCACAGAGGTACGGATTTTCCTGAAAGATGAACAGAAGCTGAAGGCTTACGCTGCTGTAACGTTTGACGATGTTTTTGTAGTGCACAATCTCCGCATCGTTAAAGGCGAAAAGGGCCTGATGGTATGTATGCCGTCAAGAAAGATGAACGACGGTACTTTTAAAGACATCGCACACCCTATTACCAATGATTTCCGCCATGATTTGGAGAAAAAAGTTTTAGAGTTTTATGAAGAAAAATTAAAGAGTAACCCTGACCCGGGTCAACATACAAATGAAGTAAAGCCTCAATAA